A single region of the Acidimicrobiia bacterium genome encodes:
- the folP gene encoding dihydropteroate synthase — MGVLNVTPDSFSDGGRFSDPDQAIAVGLTMWDDGADIVDVGGESTRPGSDGVDAATEIDRVLPVVSALAAGGVAVSIDTSKPEVAAAALDAGAVVVNDVTAFSDVAMAQVAASSGCGVVLMHMLGEPRTMQQEPTYGDVVQEVRDHLVGRAADVIAAGVDPFHIALDPGIGFGKTVDHNLRLLSEGVRTLAATGHPVLVGASRKSFLGAITGEAEAAERAPETIAAHALAIAAGASIIRTHDVAFGVRSSLVATAIVRGVVEQ; from the coding sequence ATGGGGGTACTCAACGTCACTCCCGACTCCTTCTCCGACGGCGGCAGGTTCTCTGATCCCGACCAGGCGATCGCTGTCGGCCTCACCATGTGGGACGACGGAGCCGACATCGTCGACGTCGGTGGTGAGTCCACCCGACCCGGATCCGACGGCGTCGATGCCGCCACCGAGATCGACCGGGTGCTTCCGGTCGTGTCGGCATTGGCTGCCGGCGGGGTGGCCGTCTCGATCGACACCTCCAAGCCCGAGGTCGCCGCGGCGGCACTCGACGCCGGTGCCGTCGTGGTCAACGACGTGACCGCCTTTTCCGACGTGGCGATGGCTCAGGTGGCGGCCTCGAGCGGGTGCGGCGTGGTCTTGATGCACATGCTGGGGGAGCCCCGCACCATGCAGCAGGAACCGACCTACGGGGACGTCGTGCAGGAGGTGCGCGACCATCTGGTGGGCCGAGCCGCCGACGTCATCGCCGCCGGGGTCGATCCGTTCCACATCGCGCTCGACCCGGGGATCGGGTTCGGCAAGACCGTCGACCACAACCTCCGGTTGCTCTCGGAGGGCGTTCGGACGCTCGCCGCCACTGGCCATCCGGTACTCGTCGGCGCCTCACGCAAGTCGTTCCTCGGTGCCATCACCGGGGAAGCGGAGGCCGCCGAACGTGCCCCGGAGACGATCGCCGCGCATGCCCTGGCGATCGCTGCGGGCGCCTCCATCATCCGCACCCATGACGTCGCCTTCGGGGTGCGTTCCAGTCTCGTGGCCACCGCTATCGTGCGCGGGGTGGTGGAGCAGTGA
- the folK gene encoding 2-amino-4-hydroxy-6-hydroxymethyldihydropteridine diphosphokinase, which yields MGLGSNLGDRLAVLTGAVGEFRRLGEVVAVSGVWETAPIGGPPQDDYLNAVVVVRTVLGPVPLMQRLLAIEAAAGRERGERSAPRTLDLDLLLYGDAEIDAPGLTVPHPRMHARRFVLEPLAEAWPGVVIPGHGTVEELLESVQDQRASSRGPLP from the coding sequence ATCGGCCTCGGGTCGAACCTCGGTGATCGCCTGGCAGTGCTGACGGGCGCGGTGGGAGAGTTCCGACGCCTGGGTGAGGTGGTGGCGGTGTCGGGAGTGTGGGAGACCGCGCCGATCGGCGGACCGCCCCAGGACGACTACCTGAACGCGGTGGTCGTGGTGCGCACCGTGCTCGGCCCGGTGCCGCTGATGCAACGGCTGCTCGCCATCGAAGCCGCGGCGGGAAGAGAGCGTGGCGAGCGCTCGGCGCCGCGCACGCTCGACCTCGACCTGCTGCTGTACGGCGATGCCGAGATCGACGCCCCCGGCCTCACCGTCCCCCACCCCCGCATGCACGCCCGACGCTTCGTCTTGGAACCCCTCGCCGAGGCGTGGCCCGGAGTCGTGATCCCTGGCCACGGCACCGTGGAGGAACTGTTGGAGAGTGTTCAGGATCAGCGGGCCTCATCACGCGGTCCCCTCCCCTGA
- a CDS encoding DUF2520 domain-containing protein, with protein sequence MDLIVLGPGRAGTAIGLVAVASGHRIVGVAARDTDAAETAAERLGSRPLVWGDRLPTADLLVVAVRDGAIAEVADEYADRAASVEGATHLSGLVPPDALSPLGVPVAAFHPLQTIPTAEAGAERLPGAFIGITSDDDLLSDRLFGLARSFGSRPFELPNEARAVYHAAAAASANYTIAALAVAHRLFAAAGVDSAVAEPLVRAVVDNALAMGPLEALTGPIARHDVETVRAQVEAVRAAAPDVAGAFEAMAIATGIVADATDTVREALR encoded by the coding sequence ATGGATCTCATCGTGCTCGGCCCGGGACGGGCCGGGACTGCCATCGGCCTCGTCGCCGTTGCCTCCGGACACCGCATCGTCGGTGTCGCCGCGCGCGACACCGACGCCGCCGAAACGGCCGCCGAGCGCCTCGGGTCGCGGCCGCTCGTCTGGGGTGACCGGCTTCCGACCGCCGACCTCCTGGTGGTCGCGGTGCGCGACGGGGCGATCGCCGAGGTGGCCGACGAGTACGCCGACCGGGCGGCCAGCGTCGAGGGAGCCACGCACCTCTCCGGCCTCGTCCCGCCCGACGCGCTGTCCCCCCTCGGTGTTCCCGTCGCTGCCTTCCATCCCCTCCAGACGATCCCGACGGCCGAGGCTGGCGCCGAGCGCCTTCCCGGCGCCTTCATCGGGATCACTTCGGACGACGACCTCCTCAGCGACCGTCTGTTCGGTCTGGCGCGTTCGTTCGGTTCCCGGCCGTTCGAGTTGCCCAATGAGGCGCGGGCCGTCTATCACGCGGCTGCGGCCGCTTCCGCCAACTACACGATCGCCGCCCTCGCCGTGGCCCACCGGCTGTTTGCTGCCGCCGGTGTGGACTCCGCGGTGGCCGAGCCCCTGGTGCGGGCCGTCGTCGACAACGCCCTCGCCATGGGCCCGCTGGAAGCCCTGACCGGCCCGATCGCCCGCCACGACGTCGAGACGGTTCGGGCTCAGGTGGAAGCGGTGCGCGCGGCCGCGCCCGACGTCGCCGGGGCCTTCGAGGCAATGGCGATCGCCACCGGCATCGTGGCCGATGCCACCGACACGGTGAGGGAGGCACTGCGATGA